The Rhizobium leguminosarum DNA segment CCCATTCCACGCAGGCGCCGCGGCAGTCGATCCACATCCAGTGGCCGTCCCTGTGGCGCTCGCGATATTCGAAGATCTGGTAATCCGGATCGCCAGCATTTTGCCGGTCGATGGCATGGACGACGAAATCGCGATCATCGGGATGGACGAGCTGCAGCCAGGTGTCGTAATCGCCGGCGGCTTCCTCGTCGGGCGCCATGCCGCGCATGGTCTTCCACGTCTGCGAGTAATATTTTCGGTCAAGACGGTAGTTGTGATCCCATACGCCAAGGCCCGAGCCGACGAGCGCATGGTTCCACCGGCTCTCCCGCTCCGCCAGGTCGAAATCGTCGTCTGCCCCGCTGCCGACGCCTGCCTCGGCCACTGCGGCCTCGTCATGCGGATCCTCGGCCTCTGGATGGGCTTTCTTCACGGGCATTCTCGCTTATTTCATCTCGGTGCAGTCTGCTGTCATTCCATTAAGAAAGACTTAGAAAGCACTTACTGAACTAGCGAGGCGTCCTGTTTTCCTCAATCAGGCGGAGAGCTTACTGAGGAACTGGGCGAAGACCATCGTGCCTTCGGGCCAGGGGCCGTGGCCGGAATCGGCATTGATATGGCCCGCCTCGCCGGCATCGACGAGGAAGGAGCCCCAGCAGCTGGCGATATCGTCGGCATGTTCGTAGCTGCCGAACGGATCGTTGCGGCTGGCCACCGTAATCGACGGGAAGGGCAGCGGATCACGCGGGTAGGGGCCGAAGGTCATCAGGTGCTTCGGGCGGATGTCGGGATTGGCGACATCGGGCGGGGCGACGAGGAAGGCGCCCGCGACCGGCTTGCGGAAATGCTGGATGGCGTGGATCGCCGAGGCCACACCAAGCGAATGGGCGACGAGGATGACCGGACGGGTGGAGGCGTTCACTTCCTCGGCGATACGGGCGATCCAGTCCTCGCGGACGGGCTTTGTCCATTCGGCCTGTTCGACGCGCCGCGCCGTGCTGAGTTTTGCCTCCCAGCGGCTTTGCCAGTGGCCCGGGCCGGAATTGGTGTAGCCGGGGATGATGAGGATATCTGCGTCTGAGGCTTTCATAGTGCCGCCGATGTGAGAAAGCTCGGCCAAGATGTCAAGAGGGGACGTGAAGGGAGAGAGCGACACGGGCGTTTTGGTTTGCTATATTGCTCCAGTGCCGGTTGCGGATTTCGTGTCGGCTTGCCCGCCGATTGCGTGTCCGCCGCCGACCAGGTCTCGGCTGAGGAGGAGAAAGCCATGGCGGCATTTCATGTCATGACGGGTGCAGGCGAAAGCTTAGCGCGGCCCGTTGTCAATCGCATCAGTATCGCCGACGTCTTCGACGCGCTGAAGCGCGGGTACGACGATTTCATGGAGAAACCGTCGCATTATGTGTTCCTGTGCCTGATGTACCCGATCGCCGGCGTCTTCCTGACGCTGTGGTCATCGGGCGCCAATCTTTTGCCGATGGTCTTTCCGCTGATGGCAGGTTTCGTGCTGATCGGCCCGATCGCAGCGATCGGCCTCTACGAGATCAGCCGCCGGCGCGAGGCCGGCCTCGACACGTCATGGACGCATGCGCTCGACGTACGCCATTCGCCGGCGCTGCCGTCGATCGTCGCAGTCGGGCTGATGCTTTGTGCGCTTTTCGTCGTCTGGCTGGTGACGGCGCAGACGCTCTACAGCAACCTGCTCGGCGAAGTGTTTCCGCGCAGCATGGCGGATTTCTTCCGCCAGGTTTTCGGCACGCCCGAGGGCATGCAGCTGATCATCTGGGGCAATCTGATCGGCTTCGTCTTCGCGCTCGTCGTGCTGTCGATATCCGTGATTACCTTTCCGCTGTTGCTCGATCGCGATGTCGGAGCGGTGGCCGCCGTCCTCGCCTCGATCCGGGCGACGATTGCCAATCCGGTGCCGGTGCTGCTCTGGGGCCTGATCGTCGCAGCACTGCTCGTCATCGGCACGATCCCGGTCTTTGCCGGACTGGCGCTGGTTATTCCGATCCTTGGCCATGCAACCTGGCATCTTTATCGCAAGCTGATTGCGCGCGAAGCCGTGTAATCGAAGGTTTCCGGGGATCTCGAACTGTCGCGATCCCCGGAATTCAAAGCCTTCGCCCGCTCCCGGAACCTCAAACCTCTCGCCGCGTTATGTGTGACCGGCTTGTAGGAGGATTTCGGAGGTGACGATGCAGCATCTGTTCGCCCGCTTCGCAACCAAGATATCGGAATGGGCGGGCAAACCCGTCATCTTCATCCTGGCGCTCATCGCCGTCATCATCTGGGGGGCCCTCGGCCCCGTCTTCGATTATTCGGAAACTTGGCAGCTGGTCATCAACACCGGCACGACGATCATCACCTTCCTGATGGTCTTCGTGCTGCAGAACGCCCAGACGCGCGACACCAGGGCGATCCAGGCCAAACTCAACGAAATCATCCTGACGAGCCATGCCGAAAACCGCTTCATCGGCATCGAAAATCTCGACGAGGAAGAGCTGAAGCGCCTCGATGAGCTGGTCGCCAAGGCCGCTAAGGGCAGGGGCGAGACAGAGGCTTGCGAGATATCGGAGGCAGCCAATGCGGTGGTGCCGAAAAAGGAGGAGACGAGGAAGCGACGGGCTTCAGCCAAGCCGGCGAAGCAAAAACAACGGCCGCTTTAACACTACCATCGCACGTCTTTCAGAGGCCCGAGGACGGCGCCTGCAAGGGCGCCGCCGTATCATTGATGTTAAACGCTCACGCGTTCCCAAACACCCGGCGGAAAATCGTATCGACATGCTTGGTATGATAGCCAAGGTCGAACTTCTCCCGAATATCCTCCTCGGAGAGCGCAGCCCGCACCTCCGCGTCGGCCAACAGCTCTTCCAGAAAATCCTTGCCCTGTTCCCAGACCTTCATGGCGTTGCGCTGCACCAGGCGGTAGGCGTCTTCGCGGGAGGCGCCGGCCTGGGTGAGGGCCAGGAGGACGCGCTGGGAGTGGACGAGGCCGCGGAACTTGTTGAGGTTCTTCTCCATGTTCTCAGGGTAGACCAGCAGTTTTTCGATGACGCCGGCCAGACGGGAGAGGGCGAAATCGAGAGTGACCGTGGCGTCAGGGCCGATCATGCGTTCGACCGAGGAGTGGGAGATATCGCGCTCGTGCCAGAGGGCGACGTTTTCCATGGCCGGTATGGCGTAGGAGCGAACCATGCGGGCAAGGCCAGTGAGGTTTTCGGTCAACACCGGGTTGCGCTTGTGCGGCATGGCCGAGGAGCCCTTCTGGCCGGGGGAGAAATATTCTTCCGCTTCCAGCACCTCGGTGCGTTGCAGGTGGCGGATTTCGGTCGCCAGGCGCTCGATCGAGGAGGCGACGACGCCGAGGGTGGCGAAATACATGGCGTGGCGGTCGCGCGGGATGACCTGGGTCGAGACCGGCTCGGCCTTCAGGCCAAGGGCTTCGGCGACATGTTCCTCGACGCGTGGATCGATGTTGGCGAAGGTGCCGACGGCGCCCGAGATGGCGCAGGTCGCGACTTCCTCGCGGGCGGCGACGAGGCGCTGGCGGCAGCGCTCGAATTCGGCATAGGCAAGCGCCAGTTTGACGCCGAAGGTGGTGGGCTCGGCGTGAATGCCGTGCGAACGGCCGATGGTGACGGTGTCCTTGTGTTCGAAGGCGCGGGTTTTGAGCGCTTCGAGCAGGCGGTCGATGTCGGCGATGAGAATGTCGGTCGCGCGCACCAGTTGGACATTGAAGCAGGTGTCGAGCACGTCTGATGAGGTCATGCCCTGGTGGACGAAACGCGCATCCGGGCCGACGATCTCGGCAAGATGGGTCAGGAAGGCGATGACATCGTGCTTGGTGACGGCCTCGATTTCATCGATGCGGTCGACGTCGAAGGTGGCCGCGCCGCCTTTTTCCCAGATCGTCTTTGCCGCCGATTTCGGGATGACGCCGAGTTCGGCCAGCGCGTCGCAGGCATGCGCTTCGATCTCGAACCAGATGCGGAACTTGGTTTCGGGAGACCAGATGGCGACCATTTCGGGCCGGGAGTAACGCGGGATCATGGCGGCTGCCTTCACTTCAAGAGGTTTGAGCGTCTATGTCTGCGCCCCTGTAGCAAAGACGGGCGGCAATCTCAACGGATGCGTTTGGCGAGATGATAGCTGCTGGCGACAAGGCAGACGAGGCCGAGCGGCAGGAAAAGGCGAAGACCGATCACCAAAAACTGGTAGACGGCGCTGATGCTGGTGAAGACGAACTGAAAAGCCCAGACGAAACTGCCGAAGGGCGCGTGCCAGCGCGAATAGAAGAGCCTGTATTCCATGGCGAAGAGGAAGGCGGTCATGGCGATCGTCGCCGCTGTCAGCGTCACGAAAAAAGCGGCAAAACGCGCTTCCGGCGGCCTGTTATAGGCGAAGAAGCGGGCGACCGGCAGGGCGAAGGGCCAGGCGAACAGGCCGCCGGCGAAATAAAGAGCTGCGACCTCGGCAAGCCGGCTCGTCTGCAGGCCGTTGCGCAGGTAAAGGCCAAGCATGGCGGAGGCGAGCATCTGCGCGCCCCAAAACAATGCGCCGGCAATCAGATCGGGGTAGGGCGGTCGCGCAGCTCGTAGACGATCCATCCTCGGGCGATCCGTCCTCAGGGATGAACCGGAACGGCGATCCAGCGCCCGTTCCTGTCGGCGTCGAAGGCCAGGATAAGGGCGATATGGACTTGGTTTCCGGCTTCCGGCTGATAGACCATCGCACCGCCGATCCGGTATTCCACCGAACAGGCGCGATCGGCCGGAACCGCCGTTGCTTGCCGCGCCGCCTGGCGGTTCGGAGCGCCTTGTTTCTCGATCATCTGCAGGCTGAAGCCGAGGGCCCGTTTGTCGCTCGCCGCGCAATCCTTCGGCGTTGGCACCGGCATCTCACCGAGCGAAAGCGTATAGGGCGATTTCGGCGGACCGTCGGTCGCAAGCGTCGTGTAGCGGATGGTCTTTGAAGGGGAGCCGAGTTCGGTCGGCGGATTGAAGGCGGCGATCAGGCCGGGATTGGTCAAGAGATCGTATTTGTCCATCTGGCTGCGCGCTGCCGTCAGGTTCTGCCGCCGCGCCTTGGAAAGATTAGCGTCCTTGTCGGTCATCTCGGTGTGGAAGGGCGTGCCCTCGAGATACTGGCCGCTGTCGGTATCGACAAAATAGGTGTTGGAGTAGGGAGCGCCACCTTCCTCGATGCCGAATTCCTGAAATCCGAAGACCTTGCCGTCGGCGGAAAAGCCGATCGGCTGGATATTGGCGATATCTCCGGCCAGTGACAGGCCGGGCAGGCCGGCCAATGCGGCGGCAAGCAGGCCGCCGGTGAGTAGACGCTTCATCATGCTCGTGCCCCTTCGGCTGCCTGACGCAGATCGGCGACGGTCCGGCGATAATCCTCGACCGTCGCGCCCTTGAAAATCGCCGAGCCGGCGACGAGAACGTTGGCGCCGGCCCGGGCGATTGCCGGCGCCGTTTCCACCGTGACGCCGCCGTCGACCTCGAGTTCGATCGGCCGATCACCGATCAGTGACTTTGCCGCGGCGATCTTGGCTGCCATCGCCGGAATAAACTTCTGCCCGCCAAAGCCGGGATTGACCGACATGATCAGGATGAGGTCGACATCGTCGAGCACGTTTTCGATGGCGCTGAGCGAGGTTGCCGGATTAAGCGTCACCCCGACCTTCTT contains these protein-coding regions:
- a CDS encoding RBBP9/YdeN family alpha/beta hydrolase encodes the protein MKASDADILIIPGYTNSGPGHWQSRWEAKLSTARRVEQAEWTKPVREDWIARIAEEVNASTRPVILVAHSLGVASAIHAIQHFRKPVAGAFLVAPPDVANPDIRPKHLMTFGPYPRDPLPFPSITVASRNDPFGSYEHADDIASCWGSFLVDAGEAGHINADSGHGPWPEGTMVFAQFLSKLSA
- a CDS encoding DUF2189 domain-containing protein yields the protein MAAFHVMTGAGESLARPVVNRISIADVFDALKRGYDDFMEKPSHYVFLCLMYPIAGVFLTLWSSGANLLPMVFPLMAGFVLIGPIAAIGLYEISRRREAGLDTSWTHALDVRHSPALPSIVAVGLMLCALFVVWLVTAQTLYSNLLGEVFPRSMADFFRQVFGTPEGMQLIIWGNLIGFVFALVVLSISVITFPLLLDRDVGAVAAVLASIRATIANPVPVLLWGLIVAALLVIGTIPVFAGLALVIPILGHATWHLYRKLIAREAV
- a CDS encoding low affinity iron permease family protein, with product MQHLFARFATKISEWAGKPVIFILALIAVIIWGALGPVFDYSETWQLVINTGTTIITFLMVFVLQNAQTRDTRAIQAKLNEIILTSHAENRFIGIENLDEEELKRLDELVAKAAKGRGETEACEISEAANAVVPKKEETRKRRASAKPAKQKQRPL
- the purB gene encoding adenylosuccinate lyase, with product MIPRYSRPEMVAIWSPETKFRIWFEIEAHACDALAELGVIPKSAAKTIWEKGGAATFDVDRIDEIEAVTKHDVIAFLTHLAEIVGPDARFVHQGMTSSDVLDTCFNVQLVRATDILIADIDRLLEALKTRAFEHKDTVTIGRSHGIHAEPTTFGVKLALAYAEFERCRQRLVAAREEVATCAISGAVGTFANIDPRVEEHVAEALGLKAEPVSTQVIPRDRHAMYFATLGVVASSIERLATEIRHLQRTEVLEAEEYFSPGQKGSSAMPHKRNPVLTENLTGLARMVRSYAIPAMENVALWHERDISHSSVERMIGPDATVTLDFALSRLAGVIEKLLVYPENMEKNLNKFRGLVHSQRVLLALTQAGASREDAYRLVQRNAMKVWEQGKDFLEELLADAEVRAALSEEDIREKFDLGYHTKHVDTIFRRVFGNA
- a CDS encoding DUF2259 domain-containing protein, producing the protein MMKRLLTGGLLAAALAGLPGLSLAGDIANIQPIGFSADGKVFGFQEFGIEEGGAPYSNTYFVDTDSGQYLEGTPFHTEMTDKDANLSKARRQNLTAARSQMDKYDLLTNPGLIAAFNPPTELGSPSKTIRYTTLATDGPPKSPYTLSLGEMPVPTPKDCAASDKRALGFSLQMIEKQGAPNRQAARQATAVPADRACSVEYRIGGAMVYQPEAGNQVHIALILAFDADRNGRWIAVPVHP
- the rpe gene encoding ribulose-phosphate 3-epimerase produces the protein MTLPIRIAPSILAADFARLGEEVRNVTAAGADWIHLDVMDGHFVPNISFGPDVIKSLRSYTSATFDCHLMISPVDDYLEAFAKAGCDRITVHAEAGPHLHRSLQTIRNLGKKVGVTLNPATSLSAIENVLDDVDLILIMSVNPGFGGQKFIPAMAAKIAAAKSLIGDRPIELEVDGGVTVETAPAIARAGANVLVAGSAIFKGATVEDYRRTVADLRQAAEGARA